GACGCTCGGCCTGCTTCGTCAGTTGCGAGAGCGGGTAGCGGGCCCACAGCTTCCAGAGCGCCTCGCGCTCGTGCTCGCGGTCCTTCTTCTCTGCGGCGATGTCGGCGGTGGCCATGAGGGCCTCGGCCCCCACGCTGCGGCCAAAAGACGGGGCGGGCCGGGCCGTCAACGGCGCAAGCGCCGCCATGGCCCCGTCGTAATCCTTCTTCTTGCGCAGCACGCGCGCCATCCCCAGCCGGGCGTCCACGTACAGCTTCGAGTCCTCCGGCACCCGGCCCAGCCGCGCCGCCGACTCCTCGAAGCGCCCCAGTTGCTCGAGCGCCATCCCGGCATGGGTGAGGCACCGGTCGCTCAGCGCGGGGTAGTCCTCCGCCAGGGCCGTCATCTCCTCGGCCGCGCGCGCGTCGTCTCCGGCCCGCACGGCACTCAGCGCCCGCAGGTACCGCACGGGGAGTGCGTCTCCTTCCAGGTGCAGCAGGGCCCGGGCGCGGACGTAGAGGCCCCGATCAAAGGCCTCCTTGGCCTCCTTCTTCCGCCCTTCCGCGAAGTAGGGCGACAGGTCCTCCAGCCGATACGCCCGGCCCTTGTCGACTCGGACTTTGGCAGGCTCCACCCACGGCAGGGGGAAGGCGGGGTTGAACACCTCCACATACCCGGCGGGCAACGGCGTCTTCTCGGCGTCCGGCGGCGGGCCCAGCAGGGACTCCGAGGGCGCACCCTCGGTGCGAGGCTGCGGAGCGTGGGTGGGCTCGGAGGCCACGGGCTGCGCGGCCGCGACCGACTCGAAGGAGGCAAGGACGAGGAGAAAGAGGACGGATTTCATGCGGGGGGGCCGTGGGCCCTGTTGGATGTGCTCGGGCACGCCCGAGGACAACTGAGAGGCGTCGAAAAATTTCCGGCGGTGGACACAGGTTAGACTGTTCGCCCGACCATGGATATCCCCACCCAGAACGCCCTGTTCGCCTCCCTCGTCGGCCTGGCGCTGGGGCTGGCCATGCTGCTTCGATCCGGGCGCTCCCGGGCGATGACGCTGTATTCCCTCTTCGCCTTCACCGTGGCGGGGTACTACCTCGCCTCCTTCGTCTACAGCGTCGTCTCCCCCACCGAATCGCCTTGGGCCTCCCGCATCGCCGTGGGTGCCACCCTGTTCCTGCTGTCGATGGTGCCGGGCTCGGCGGTGGGCTTCTTCCTGGAATTCCTGAGTGTCAGCAAGAGCACCCACGTGCTCGGCCGTCGGCTCTCCCTGCTGTCAGCGGTGCTGGGGCTCGCGGTGGCGGTGACGCCGCTGGCGGAGCGCTCCTGGGCCCAGCTCACCCTGAGCGTATGGGTGTTGGGGGCCCTGCTCATCTCGGTGAGCCTGCTCTTTCTCCGGGTCCGCAACCAGCAGTCGCGCATCGAGCGGCTGCGGATGACGTACCTGGCCATCGGCGCCGGGGTCTCCATCCTCTTGTCGTTGCTGGATCTGGTGAGCGGCCACTACGACATCCCCCTGCCCTCACTGGGAGCGGTCTTCACCACGCTCTACCTGGTCTTCCTGTACCAGACGCTGCGGCGACTGCGGCTGATGGACCTGAACGAGCTGCTGGGAAAGCTGGCTTCGCAGGCCGTGCTGGCCGTGTTGCTCGCGGCCGTCTTCACGGTGCTCACCTCGTGGGTCAAGGAGAACATCCTCCAGCTGCTGTTCAACACCGTGGTGGCCACCTTCGTCATCATCATCCTGCTGGAGCCGCTGGGGGCCCGGGTCGACGCGCAGATGGTGCGCATCCTCTTCCGCGAGCGCTTCGAGCTGCTCGGGGCGCTGGGAACCCTTCAGGCGCGGATGGCCACCGTCATTGACATCGCCGAGGTGACGCGGATGGCGCTGGACGCCATCCACGAGACGGGCCGCGTCACGCACGTCTCCATCTACCTGCTGGCGGAGGACCGGCCGGGCTACCGGTTGCTGGACTCCCGAGGCCCCCCGCCAGAGGTATTCCTGGACACCGCCGCAGCGCGCGGCCTGCTCCTGGCGGTCGCCTCGGGGCAGAAGGCGGTGCTGCTGGAGAACCTGGACAGCCGGGTGAAGGCGCTGCGGGCCCAGCTCACTGAGGGCAAGCGCTTCCGCGATGAACTCAAGCGGCTGAACGACACCCGGGCGGCGCTGGTGAAGATGCAGGCGGGCATCACCGTGCCCCTGGTGGGCAATGACCGGGTCATCGGCTTTCTGAACCTGTGGGACGAGCGCGTGCCGGAGGCCTACGCCTCCGACGAAATCGCCCTCATCCTGAAGGTGGCCGAGCGCTTGGCCACCGTGCTGGAGAACTCGAAGCTGTACGAGAAGATCCGCGAACGCGACCGTCTGGCGGCCCTCGGCGAGATGGCGGCGGGCCTGGCCCATGAGATCCGCAACCCGCTGGGCGCCATCAAGGGCGCGGCGCAGTGCCTGGATCCCCGGCGGCTCCCGGGCGAGGACGGGGAGTTCCTGGGCGTCATCGTCGAGGAGGTCAACCGGCTCAACGGCGTCGTCACGGCGTTCCTCGACTACGCCCGCCCGCTCAAGCAGAACTTCGGGCCCACGGATCTGAACGAAGTGGTGACACGCACCATGCGTCTCATCCAGAACGATGTGCCCAAGGAGATGAACCTCGCCGTGGAGCTGGATCTCACGGTGCCCAAGGTGGACGCGGACGCGGAGCAGCTCAAGCAGGTGCTCATCAACCTGGTGCAGAACGCGGTGCAGGCCATCGGCCCCTCGGCCGGACGCATCACCGTCCGCACGCTGAAGCCGGATCGCTTCGGCGATTTCCGCAGCAACGTGGCCGAATCCGTCGAGGTCCACGTCTTCGACACCGGGCCGGGCATCCCCACCGAGCAGCAGCAACACATCTTCGTTCCCTTCTTCACCACCAAGGAGAAGGGCACCGGCCTGGGACTGGCCATCTGCCAGCGCATTGTCAAGAATCACGGCGGGAGCATCTCGGTCCAGAGCAAACCGGGCGAGGGGTGCACCTTCATCGTCCGGTTTCCAGCCCTTCCGTCCGAACAACCTCCCGCGGAGGTGGCTCCTGCTCCGGAGTGGACACCCATGTCCCTGCCGCATTCCTCAAAAGACCTGCCCCGGGAGACACTCCGGGATGGTCCCCTCCCCCAGACCCCCGAGAGCCGGTCAAAGCGGGAAAAGAAGAGCAAGTCCCTGTAATGGCCCTCGGAGCCATAGGCGCGCACCGCGTGGTGGAGTAGAAACGGCCCCAAGCCTGGAGATCCTTCATGAGCAAGCCCATTCAAGTCCTCCTCACCGATGATTCGCCCACGATGCTCCAGGTGCTCACGCGGCTGCTGTCCGCGCAGCCGGACGTGAGCGTGGTGGGCACTGCCCGAGACGGAGAGGAGGCCGTGGCGCTCTCGCGCTCCCTGAAGCCCGACGTCATCACCCTGGACGTGCAGATGCCGGGCATGGATGGCCTGGGCGCCACCGAGCGCATCATGTCCGAGTCTCCCTGCCGCATCCTCATGGTGTCCGGCGCGCCTGACACGGACTTGTCCTTCCGGGCCCTTCAGGCGGGCGCCCTGGAGGTCATCGCCAAGCCGCAAGGCGCCCCGGAGGACGTGGCGCGCTTCGGAGTGCGGCTGCTGTCGGCCATCCGGCTGCTGGCCGAAGTGCCGCTGGTGACGCAGCGCCACGAGGGCCGCTCCACGGCGCCGGCGCTTCCGCCGGGCTCGCGCGTGGCGGGCTTCGGCCTGACGGCGTCCATTGGAGGGCCCACGGCGCTGGCCTCGCTGCTGTGGCTGCTGCCGCGCAGCCTGCCCTTCCCGCTCTTCATCGCCCAGCACATCACCCCAGGCTTCACCGTGGGCTTGCACCGGTGGCTCTCCTCGCTGTCGCCGCTGCCGGTGGAGATTGCCCGCGCCACGGAGCAGCCCCGGGCGGGCACGGTGTACCTGCCGCCGGACGGCCACCACCTGCGCGTGGGCCCCCAGGGCGAGCTCGTCGTGGAGCGCGCCTCGGGCAGCACGTTCCCCTCGGGCGATCTGCTGCTGGCCTCGATGGCGCGCGCCTACGGCGTGCACTCGGCGGGCGCGGTGCTCAGCGGCATGGGCGAGGAAGGCGCGGTGGGGCTGATGGCCATCCGCCGCGCGGGCGGTCTGACGTTCGCCCAAGAGCCGGAGACGTGTCTCGTCGCGGGGATGCCGGAGGCAGCGCTCCGGAACAAGGCCACCGAGCAGGTGGTGTCTCCCGAGACGCTGGCCACGGTGCTGCGCGCCCTAGAGGGCGTGCAGCTCGTGCCGAGCACTCCCGGCATGTAGCCTCTCAACGTTCAGAACCGCAGCTCTTGGGCGGAATGATGGCTGAGGTCACCATTCCTCCCACCACCAACACCCTCCCTCCCGGCGAAAGCGTGGCGGAATGACGGCCTCGGGGGGTCGGCAAGCTCCTGAGTGCCTTCCAGTCATCGCGCTCTGGATCGTAGACCTCTGCATTTGCCAGAGAGGCACCTCCTCCAGAAGAGCCTCCAAGCACCAAGACCTTTCCGGAGCGCAGCAGTGTTGCGGTGTGGTGACTGAACCGCCCCGTCAGCAAAGGCTTGGCCATTCCCCATGTGCCTGCCACGGGATCGTAGATCTCGGCGCCCTGGGGATCATTGTGTCCCCCGACGACCAGCACTTCTCCCGACGTCAACCTCACGGCCGCGTGGAGCCAACGATCGAAGAGCATGGGTTCCGAGAGGGTCCAAACCGCCGTCGCGGGGTTGTAGATCTCCACGGAGGAAAGCGACGTACCGCTGGTACGTCCTCCCGCGACCATGACCCTTCCCGACGCCATCACCACCGCGGTGTGCTCAGAACGGGGCGTCTGCATGCTGCTCGTGAGCGTCCACGAACCCTTGGCGGGATCATACACCTCTGCTGAAGCCAGCCACGTCCCTCCATCATCACCTCCCACAACCAAGACCTTCCCCGAGGGAAGCAGCACGGAGGTATGCCCGGAGCGCGCTGAATGAAGGCTGCCTGTCTTCGACCAGATCCCTGTGGCTGGATTGTAGATCTCCGATGAAGAAAGCCATTCAGTGCCATCATATCCCCCCGTCACCAGAACCTTGCCCGAAGGCAGCACGGTGGCGGTGTGATGGATCCTTGGCGTTGCCATTGACTTCACCAGCTTCCACTTTCTCAGCGATGGATCATACACCTCTGCATCCACGGAAGCAGCGCTCTTGGGTGTGGACCCACCACATGCCAGGATCTGACCAGATGGCAATGGGACAGCGGTATGTCCGGAGCGTGGCCCGCTCAGCGGGACCACTGAACTCCAAACGCCCGTGCGTGGCTCCAGCATCTCCACCTTCTCAAGCTGAACACCTGCATGGTTTTCTCCCTTCGAACCCATCTTTTCCAAACTGCTGCGAACGGCAGTGAAACACTCATCAATCTTGGGAGAAACCTTGATGGGAAGGCGCTTCCTTTCTCGCGAAAACAGAATCGCCAAGGAGAGACCTTCCTTGAAAGCCATAGCGGCTTCTGTCGGTCGGCTCAACTCCGCCAACAAAACCCCCTCATAAAGATAAAGCTTGATGTTCTGATCAACAGTCCGGGAAAGGCGCCGGATGAGCTGGATTTGTTCCAGCGCTTTCTCGTACTCAAGCTTTTCGTAAAGCCCATGGACAAGACCCATCCTCCCCTCAAGCTCTCCGCCGCCTGCCTGGGCGGCGAGCGAGAGGAGCACGCAAGCGACGCAGCCCAACAACGCATTCTGGGTCATCCGACCTCCCCTCCAGATGGACAAAGGCCGCAGTGAACGCCGAGACTCAGCCCTCATCAAATTCTGCACCCCTCACGCCACCGCCCCTGAAAGGGGAGAACCCGCTATTCTGAGGGGCGATTCATAGAACCGGAGTCTTCATGAGTTCCTGCCCCTTCTGCTACGGGACGCTGCTGCCCACGTTCACCCATGGACTCCCCCGGGAGAAATGTGGCCGGTGCGCCGCGCTCTGGTTCCAAGGAGAAGGCCTGGAGACGGTCATGGGCGGCCCCGCTACGGCCGCACTTCTCGCGAAGGCCCGGGGCAAGCATGGCGAGTGCAAGGACTGCGACACGCCCCTGACCACCGAGCCCCACTGCCCGAAGTGTGGCCGAGAGGCGCCCAGTTGCCCCAAGTGCGGCATCGCCCCGCTGGCGGTGACCCATATCCGAGGGGTGGAAGTGGATGTCTGCGTCCACTGCCACGGCATGGCACTGGATACCGGCGAGTTGGAGCTGCTGCTGGAGCGGGCGGGGGACATACCCTCCAGCGCCCCTGAACCCACTGCCCCTCTCCGGAAGAAGGACAAGCCCCGGTGTGCCTCGTGCCAACGGGCGACCCAGCTCGAACACGCCTTCACCTCGGGCGGGAAGCTCTATTGCGGAAGCTGTGCCCCTGCGGAGGCCTCTCCGTACGACGCCGAGCTGGCGCGGATCAGCTCCAGCCAGATGCCCATGCCTGATCGCACCAGTCCCTCCAAGCCAACGGATCCGATCTCCCGCGCACTGGGCTGGCTCTTCTCGCACGCCAACGACTGAGTCCAGAGCAGCACGCAGCGCCTCATGGCTTTCGCGGCTCCGCCTTCAGATCTCCCAACTGGATTTGAAGGGCCCGGATGGAGATCTGGATCTCCCAGATAGACAGCGCAAGAGAGGCCAGCAACAACAGCAGACACCCGACAAAGACAGCCTCCCCTGCCCTGCTCATCCCCGCGAAGAGCAGCAGCATGCACACCACACACAGAAACAGACTGGAGACCCCCAGAAACTGCATGTCGCGGATCAGCCGGACCCGTACCCTCAGGTTATCGATCTGGGGAAGCAGCAACGCGTCGGGATTGGCTTTGTACTGGGCATGCATGCTCCGGCTCAGCGCAGCGAGGGCCAGGAACCGGTTGGTATAGGCGAGCAGCAACAACGACACGGTCGGAAAGAGCAGTCCGGGAGTAGTGAGCGTCAGTTCCATCCCGGTATGGTACAGCCATGACCGGCGAGACCTCACTGCATGCGCTGCTGCGCAACCTCTCCCCTGAGCTGAACCCGGGCCAATACGTCTTCTGCACCGTGCCCGATGCACAGGCACTGCAGGGAGCCCAGCCCCTCGGAAGCTTTCGTGAGCGCGAAGGCTTGACGGTGATCCTCGAGCGCCAACAAGCCGATCGGCTCCGACTGCCCTACAGCTATGTCGCGGCCTGGATCACCCTCACCGTCCACTCAGCGCTGGAAGCCGTGGGACTGACCGAAGCCTTCGCGGGTGCGTTGGCCAAGGCAGGCATCAGCTGCAACGTCATGGCTGGCTTCTACCATGACCATCTGTTCGTCCGTGATGCCGATGGCCCCAGGGCACTCCAAGTGCTGAGCGGGTTGGCCGCTCAGCACGCTCCTCAATGAACCTCGGGGCTCAAGGCTTGAACAGCTCCGCCGCTTTGAGCGTGCCGTCCTGGTCACTGCCCTGCAATCGATTGCAGCACCCGACGTAGGTTCCTCTCGATACCAGGAGGAACCATGGACCGTGTGCGTCAGAAGCAGCCCTCGAAGCGGTGGGTGGGATATCTCGCGGATCTCGCCTTCTTCGCCATTGTTCTGGTGGGCCGAGGCAGCTTCGCGGACCACTACCATGTGCCCTCGGGCTCCATGGAGCCTACGCTCCAGGTGGGAGACCGCCTCGCGGTGGACAAGAGCGCCTACGGACTGCGCATCCCCCTCACACACGTCTGGCTCAGCGAGAAGGCGCCTCGGCGCGGAGACGTGGCCGTCTTCGAGTCGCCGGTCAGCGGCGATGTCCTGGTCAAGCGGCTGGTGGGGCTCCCGGGGGACCGGATCGCCTTCGATGGCGTGAACCTCCTCCTCAACGGTCAGCGCGTGCCACAGGGCTTCACGCAGGAAGACGCGCGCATCGAATACCTCCCAGGCGCACCCCACCCGCTCCACCCCGAGCCGTATCAAGGGCCCCCGCTGCCCGAGGTACAGGTGCCTCCACGCCACTACCTGGCCCTCGGGGACCACCGGGGCAACTCGTTGGACAGCCGCGCCTGGGGCTTCGTTCCTCGTGAGAACCTGCTCGGTCGCGCGGTGGCGGTCTACTACAGCCCGCGCGAGGGGCTCTCAGGCAGCGAGCGTTGGTGGATCCCGCTGAGCACCGATGCGGACACGGGGAGCGATCCACGCCTCGCCCGTTAGCACGCCACCTCCCGGAATACGGACACCCTTCACAACAGCCGCATGGTCAACTCACTGAGGGCGCGGGGCACGCGGGGGTTGATGACATGAGGCGGCAGCGCATGGGAGCCGGGGCGCTTGTGCGTCAGAACCTCGTACAGCATGGCGCCTGCAGCCTGGACATCCTGGGACAGTTCCTGTTTCGTGAGCTGGCGGCCATAGGAGACCACCCCGCCCAGATCGACCACCACGGCACTGTGAGTTCCGTCGCGGATCATCACATCGCCGCATGTCATTCCGGGATAAACCATCCCCCGGTCATTGAGTTCACCGACAGCTTCCAAGAGCTTGTGGAACACAAGGACGATGTCGTGCGCGGTAGGTCCGGGCTTGCGGCACCACTGGGCCAGGGACAGCCCTGGGATGTGCTCCAGCACGAAAAAGGGCGTGCCCCGCTCATCGTCCGGCCAGCGGCCATGGGATTCCAGCTTCACGAAGGCTGGATCTGACAGGCTGCTCAAACAGGCCAGTTCCTGCTCGGCGAGCACTTCGCGCACCGGGTCTGTGGGGACCAGCCATTTGAGCACGGAGTGCCGGCCCGCGCGCTCTACCAAGTAGAGCGAACCGTTGCGGCTCTCGCCCAATGGGCGGAGCACTTTCCATTCGTGAATGCGAATGTCCGCCACGGGCGCGCGCTTGGGAAACAGGCGGGGAAAGGCTCGTTGCAGCAGGTTCATGGGCTCACGCTCCGACGTCACAGGTAAGATGGATTCGATGTGACCTCATGAGTCTACCTCGAAGTCCACCGGGCTTTTCAAGGGGAAGGTGCCTTGCCCCGCCGCCATCGGCAGCAACTCGTCGTCGGGACCGAGTGGGCGCCAGCCGGGCTGCGCCCTTCGTCGAGCGGTCACGGAGAGTCGCGCCCGCCGATCGCCGGGAAACGCTCGTAGGCTCGATTGAGCGCATCGAGGTGGAATTTCCGCGCTGAAGAGTCCCCTACGAGCACCCGGTGACGGTTGTCACCAGGGGTTGACCGCAGTCACCAGATGGCGCGCCCATGGAGGGCCTCCAAAACCTTGGAATCACAGCGCTCCGCCATTGGCATGGGCCGTGTACAAGGAAGCGACAACGCCCTCTCCCATCCAAACGCGAGCCAATTCCATGAAGCGTTTCAACGTCGGTGGTCTCGGCAATTTCAATCCCTCCCGCGGACTGCGGACTGATGCTCCGCGGCCCAACACGCCGACGTCCCCCTCTCCGTCCACGCCCCTCCCCTCCAGGCCGACCCCGCCTCGGGATGCCTTCGAGACGACCTCCACCCGGTCCCCCCCCTCCTCGTCGCCGAAGATGCCGGGAGGCAAGGACGTCACGTCGGACTTCGGCAAGAATCCCATGGGGTTCTCGGCGAACAACCTCCTCAACGCCTACAACGCCAAACCGCCGCCGGGCCTGCCCACGCCCACGCCCAACGCGCCCTTCGTGCCCGCCTCTCAGTCCACCGTCACCGTCAACGCCCACCAGCGGCCGGGCGGCAATGCGAACCTGACCTTCAGCCCCGCAGGGGGCCAGGGCGTCCAGGCGCACTACCTGCCCTACGTCCCCGAGGGGAGTGGACGCTTCGCGGGCATCAATGGAGTGCCCCAGCACCCGGCACCCGGCACTCCGTCGACGATCGTCACGGGGCCGCTCAACGGCTGCGCGGTGCACGCCTTCCACGACAAGAACGACCAGTCGCTGGCCTTCATGCACCACGCCAACTACTCGGCCAACGGCACGAATGAGTTGGCGGACTTCATGAAGAAGAACCCGAACCTGCAGCATGCCGCCACGATCGATCCCAAGGATTACGCGCAATGGAATGGCAAGATCGCGGACAGGTATGACCCTCCCAGGAAAGAGGAGACAGGCGCCACGGCCTTCGCCCATTACGACAGGAACTCCCAGCAGTGGAGCCTGGCGGCCCAGGTCAATGACATCAAGAATGGCCTGGGCCCGGATGGGCGTGCCGAGCTCAAGCGTCCAGACTTCAACCTGGCGCATCAGCCCACGCAGTTCCTGCAGATCCCCATTCTCCCGCCCACGATCGAGTAGCCCCCTTTTGAGAGGGGTCTTGTCCAAGAGGAGGCAGGCGCCGCAGGGAATTGCCCTTTCGGGGCCTGCTCGGGATTCGCTCGCGTTAAGCTCAGGTACCATCCCGGCGGCCACACTCGTCCGCCCTGGAGCACGCCATGCTTCGAATCCTCAGCAGTCTGCTGCTCGTCCTCACCTTGAGCGGCTGCGCGGCTGCGCCTGTTCGCCAATCCGCCACCGGCCCAGCCTCAGGAGCCCCCCCCATGACCCTCGGTAACTTTTCCGTCAGCCTCGCCGTCAAGGACCTTGCCGCCTCCCGCGCGTTCTACGAGAAGCTC
This genomic window from Stigmatella ashevillena contains:
- a CDS encoding kelch repeat-containing protein encodes the protein MTQNALLGCVACVLLSLAAQAGGGELEGRMGLVHGLYEKLEYEKALEQIQLIRRLSRTVDQNIKLYLYEGVLLAELSRPTEAAMAFKEGLSLAILFSRERKRLPIKVSPKIDECFTAVRSSLEKMGSKGENHAGVQLEKVEMLEPRTGVWSSVVPLSGPRSGHTAVPLPSGQILACGGSTPKSAASVDAEVYDPSLRKWKLVKSMATPRIHHTATVLPSGKVLVTGGYDGTEWLSSSEIYNPATGIWSKTGSLHSARSGHTSVLLPSGKVLVVGGDDGGTWLASAEVYDPAKGSWTLTSSMQTPRSEHTAVVMASGRVMVAGGRTSGTSLSSVEIYNPATAVWTLSEPMLFDRWLHAAVRLTSGEVLVVGGHNDPQGAEIYDPVAGTWGMAKPLLTGRFSHHTATLLRSGKVLVLGGSSGGGASLANAEVYDPERDDWKALRSLPTPRGRHSATLSPGGRVLVVGGMVTSAIIPPKSCGSER
- a CDS encoding DUF2721 domain-containing protein, yielding MELTLTTPGLLFPTVSLLLLAYTNRFLALAALSRSMHAQYKANPDALLLPQIDNLRVRVRLIRDMQFLGVSSLFLCVVCMLLLFAGMSRAGEAVFVGCLLLLLASLALSIWEIQISIRALQIQLGDLKAEPRKP
- a CDS encoding chemotaxis protein CheB, with translation MSKPIQVLLTDDSPTMLQVLTRLLSAQPDVSVVGTARDGEEAVALSRSLKPDVITLDVQMPGMDGLGATERIMSESPCRILMVSGAPDTDLSFRALQAGALEVIAKPQGAPEDVARFGVRLLSAIRLLAEVPLVTQRHEGRSTAPALPPGSRVAGFGLTASIGGPTALASLLWLLPRSLPFPLFIAQHITPGFTVGLHRWLSSLSPLPVEIARATEQPRAGTVYLPPDGHHLRVGPQGELVVERASGSTFPSGDLLLASMARAYGVHSAGAVLSGMGEEGAVGLMAIRRAGGLTFAQEPETCLVAGMPEAALRNKATEQVVSPETLATVLRALEGVQLVPSTPGM
- a CDS encoding TFIIB-type zinc ribbon-containing protein; its protein translation is MSSCPFCYGTLLPTFTHGLPREKCGRCAALWFQGEGLETVMGGPATAALLAKARGKHGECKDCDTPLTTEPHCPKCGREAPSCPKCGIAPLAVTHIRGVEVDVCVHCHGMALDTGELELLLERAGDIPSSAPEPTAPLRKKDKPRCASCQRATQLEHAFTSGGKLYCGSCAPAEASPYDAELARISSSQMPMPDRTSPSKPTDPISRALGWLFSHAND
- a CDS encoding DUF5953 family protein — protein: MLVGDSSARKFHLDALNRAYERFPAIGGRDSP
- a CDS encoding ACT domain-containing protein, with translation MTGETSLHALLRNLSPELNPGQYVFCTVPDAQALQGAQPLGSFREREGLTVILERQQADRLRLPYSYVAAWITLTVHSALEAVGLTEAFAGALAKAGISCNVMAGFYHDHLFVRDADGPRALQVLSGLAAQHAPQ
- a CDS encoding ATP-binding protein, whose protein sequence is MDIPTQNALFASLVGLALGLAMLLRSGRSRAMTLYSLFAFTVAGYYLASFVYSVVSPTESPWASRIAVGATLFLLSMVPGSAVGFFLEFLSVSKSTHVLGRRLSLLSAVLGLAVAVTPLAERSWAQLTLSVWVLGALLISVSLLFLRVRNQQSRIERLRMTYLAIGAGVSILLSLLDLVSGHYDIPLPSLGAVFTTLYLVFLYQTLRRLRLMDLNELLGKLASQAVLAVLLAAVFTVLTSWVKENILQLLFNTVVATFVIIILLEPLGARVDAQMVRILFRERFELLGALGTLQARMATVIDIAEVTRMALDAIHETGRVTHVSIYLLAEDRPGYRLLDSRGPPPEVFLDTAAARGLLLAVASGQKAVLLENLDSRVKALRAQLTEGKRFRDELKRLNDTRAALVKMQAGITVPLVGNDRVIGFLNLWDERVPEAYASDEIALILKVAERLATVLENSKLYEKIRERDRLAALGEMAAGLAHEIRNPLGAIKGAAQCLDPRRLPGEDGEFLGVIVEEVNRLNGVVTAFLDYARPLKQNFGPTDLNEVVTRTMRLIQNDVPKEMNLAVELDLTVPKVDADAEQLKQVLINLVQNAVQAIGPSAGRITVRTLKPDRFGDFRSNVAESVEVHVFDTGPGIPTEQQQHIFVPFFTTKEKGTGLGLAICQRIVKNHGGSISVQSKPGEGCTFIVRFPALPSEQPPAEVAPAPEWTPMSLPHSSKDLPRETLRDGPLPQTPESRSKREKKSKSL
- a CDS encoding protein kinase, which translates into the protein MNLLQRAFPRLFPKRAPVADIRIHEWKVLRPLGESRNGSLYLVERAGRHSVLKWLVPTDPVREVLAEQELACLSSLSDPAFVKLESHGRWPDDERGTPFFVLEHIPGLSLAQWCRKPGPTAHDIVLVFHKLLEAVGELNDRGMVYPGMTCGDVMIRDGTHSAVVVDLGGVVSYGRQLTKQELSQDVQAAGAMLYEVLTHKRPGSHALPPHVINPRVPRALSELTMRLL
- the lepB gene encoding signal peptidase I, encoding MDRVRQKQPSKRWVGYLADLAFFAIVLVGRGSFADHYHVPSGSMEPTLQVGDRLAVDKSAYGLRIPLTHVWLSEKAPRRGDVAVFESPVSGDVLVKRLVGLPGDRIAFDGVNLLLNGQRVPQGFTQEDARIEYLPGAPHPLHPEPYQGPPLPEVQVPPRHYLALGDHRGNSLDSRAWGFVPRENLLGRAVAVYYSPREGLSGSERWWIPLSTDADTGSDPRLAR